A genome region from Vicinamibacterales bacterium includes the following:
- the tsaE gene encoding tRNA (adenosine(37)-N6)-threonylcarbamoyltransferase complex ATPase subunit type 1 TsaE, whose amino-acid sequence MSAPPGGPASRVFTTGSESETAAVGEALGQTLAAGDVVLLYGDLGAGKTAFVRGLARGIGASADEVSSPTFTLVQEYAGPSLTLFHVDLYRLEPAEIDDLGLEDLVAGDGVVAIEWAERWRGRPDDVTEVRIEDAGEDRRRIHVKG is encoded by the coding sequence GTGAGCGCTCCACCAGGAGGCCCGGCCTCGCGCGTCTTCACCACCGGCAGCGAGTCCGAGACTGCCGCAGTCGGCGAAGCGCTCGGACAGACGCTCGCGGCCGGCGATGTCGTCCTGCTCTACGGCGACCTCGGCGCCGGCAAGACCGCGTTCGTCCGCGGGCTCGCCCGCGGCATCGGCGCCAGCGCCGACGAGGTATCGAGCCCGACATTCACTCTCGTACAGGAATATGCCGGTCCGTCGCTGACGCTGTTTCACGTCGATCTGTATCGCCTCGAGCCGGCCGAGATCGACGATCTCGGCCTCGAGGATCTGGTGGCCGGCGACGGCGTGGTCGCGATCGAGTGGGCGGAACGCTGGCGCGGCCGGCCCGACGACGTGACGGAAGTCAGGATCGAGGACGCCGGGGAAGACCGCCGGCGGATCCACGTGAAGGGCTGA
- a CDS encoding NAD(P)H-hydrate dehydratase — translation MRVLNTQQMRDADRQTIDDVGLPSIVLMENAGRQAVAAMEAAFDDLASSKVGVLCGRGSNGGDGFVVARTLAQRGIEAVVYLLGSVSEVRGDARTNLEILGRVGVTVVEISTAQEWELHFTEISECDLIVDAIVGTGFHGPLTGLLETVVADVNGLGVPTVAIDLPTGVSADSHEIDGEAIEASMTVTLAAPKLPLILPPADAYGGDLVIADIGIPAAVIEELDGPWLEILTRERMRELVPARAADSHKGDFGRVLVIAGSVGRTGAAHLAALGALRSGAGLVTIATPRSCVSTIAMMMPEYMTEPLEETSAGAIDFTAVERVLDIKADIICIGPGLGQDPSTAAFVQAVVERSGVPLVIDADGLNAFAGDPERLTGRDGVDMIVTPHPGEMARLLGVSIEQVQSDRLAHAREFAAARRLHVVLKGHRTVIAGPEGRSFVNLTGNAGMATGGTGDLLTGMIGAWFAQLLDAEGACKLAVYLHGTAGDLAEADEGDVALLPTDIADRLGDAVLELTARRKVRREAQ, via the coding sequence ATGCGAGTTCTGAACACGCAGCAGATGCGCGACGCCGATCGGCAGACCATCGACGACGTGGGGCTGCCGTCGATCGTGCTGATGGAGAACGCCGGACGCCAGGCGGTGGCGGCGATGGAAGCGGCGTTCGACGATCTGGCGTCGAGCAAGGTCGGCGTGCTGTGCGGCCGCGGCAGCAACGGCGGGGACGGCTTCGTGGTGGCGCGGACGCTGGCGCAGCGCGGCATCGAGGCGGTGGTGTATCTGCTCGGCAGCGTCAGCGAGGTGCGCGGCGACGCGCGCACCAACCTCGAGATCCTCGGGCGCGTCGGCGTCACCGTGGTCGAGATCAGCACCGCGCAGGAGTGGGAGCTCCACTTCACCGAGATCTCCGAATGCGATCTCATCGTCGACGCCATTGTCGGAACCGGGTTCCACGGGCCGCTGACCGGCCTGCTCGAGACCGTGGTCGCGGACGTCAACGGGCTCGGTGTGCCGACCGTGGCGATCGATCTGCCCACCGGGGTCTCGGCGGACTCGCACGAGATCGACGGCGAGGCGATCGAGGCCTCGATGACCGTGACGCTCGCGGCGCCGAAGCTGCCGCTGATCCTGCCGCCGGCCGACGCGTACGGCGGCGATCTGGTGATTGCCGACATCGGCATTCCGGCGGCGGTGATCGAGGAACTGGACGGCCCGTGGCTCGAGATCCTGACCCGCGAGCGCATGCGCGAGCTGGTCCCGGCTCGCGCGGCCGACTCGCACAAGGGGGACTTCGGCCGCGTCCTGGTGATCGCCGGGTCGGTGGGACGGACCGGCGCGGCCCATCTCGCCGCGCTCGGCGCGCTGCGCTCCGGCGCCGGCCTGGTGACGATCGCGACGCCGCGATCGTGCGTGTCGACGATCGCGATGATGATGCCGGAGTACATGACCGAGCCGCTGGAGGAGACCTCTGCCGGCGCGATCGACTTCACGGCGGTGGAGCGCGTGCTCGACATCAAGGCGGACATCATCTGCATCGGTCCGGGGCTCGGACAGGATCCGTCCACCGCGGCCTTCGTGCAGGCGGTCGTCGAGCGTTCCGGCGTTCCGCTGGTGATCGACGCCGACGGCTTGAACGCCTTCGCCGGAGATCCCGAGCGGCTCACGGGGCGCGACGGCGTGGACATGATCGTCACGCCGCATCCCGGCGAGATGGCGCGCCTGCTCGGCGTCAGCATCGAGCAGGTTCAGAGCGATCGGCTGGCGCACGCGCGTGAGTTCGCCGCGGCCCGGCGCCTGCACGTCGTGCTGAAGGGACACCGGACGGTGATCGCCGGACCCGAAGGGCGCTCGTTCGTGAATCTCACGGGGAACGCCGGGATGGCGACCGGCGGCACCGGCGACCTGCTCACCGGCATGATCGGCGCCTGGTTCGCACAGCTGCTCGACGCGGAAGGGGCCTGCAAGCTCGCCGTGTACCTTCACGGCACCGCCGGCGATCTCGCCGAGGCGGACGAAGGTGACGTCGCGCTGCTGCCGACGGATATCGCGGATCGGCTCGGCGACGCCGTCCTCGAGCTGACCGCGCGCCGCAAGGTGCGGCGCGAAGCGCAGTGA